The Actinomadura sp. WMMB 499 genome includes a window with the following:
- a CDS encoding acetoin utilization protein AcuC, producing the protein MSSPAPPAPGALGPCELEILWDERLTSYDFGPGHPMNPVRVELTMRLARELGVLDRPNVRVVAPKPADDAVLRLVHEEPYIAAVRHCGATGLPEPRYGIGTDDNPVFLGMHEASALVAGASVAAAEAVWTGAAGHAANVAGGLHHALKGAASGFCVYNDPAIAIAWLLEQGAERVAYVDVDVHHGDGVQAAFADDPRVLTISLHETPRTLFPGTGFPTETGAGGTSVNVALPPGTGDALWLRAFDAVVPPLLRRFRPQVLVSQHGADAHTLDPLAHLTLTVDGQRTAAAALHRLAHETAGGRWVATGGGGYEVVQVVPRTWTHLLAEAAGGPIPPETATPDDWRAFVRQRTEEIAPRRMTDGTDVVEVHRWGNGYDPANPVDQAVLATRRAVFPEHGLDPMTDE; encoded by the coding sequence ATGAGCAGCCCCGCCCCTCCCGCGCCCGGTGCGCTCGGACCGTGCGAGCTCGAGATCCTCTGGGACGAGCGGCTCACTTCCTACGATTTCGGCCCCGGGCACCCCATGAACCCCGTGCGGGTCGAGCTGACGATGCGGCTCGCGCGCGAGCTGGGCGTCCTCGACCGTCCGAACGTGCGGGTCGTCGCGCCGAAACCGGCGGACGACGCGGTGCTGCGGCTGGTGCACGAGGAGCCCTACATCGCGGCCGTCCGGCATTGCGGCGCGACCGGCCTGCCCGAGCCGCGGTACGGGATCGGGACCGACGACAACCCGGTGTTCCTCGGCATGCACGAGGCGTCCGCGCTGGTCGCGGGCGCGTCGGTCGCGGCGGCCGAGGCCGTCTGGACGGGCGCGGCCGGGCACGCGGCGAACGTCGCCGGCGGGCTGCACCACGCGCTGAAGGGCGCGGCGAGCGGGTTCTGCGTCTACAACGACCCGGCCATCGCCATCGCGTGGCTGCTGGAGCAGGGCGCCGAGCGCGTCGCCTACGTGGACGTCGACGTGCACCACGGCGACGGGGTCCAGGCGGCGTTCGCCGACGACCCGCGGGTGCTGACGATCAGCCTGCACGAGACGCCGCGCACGCTGTTCCCCGGCACCGGCTTCCCGACCGAGACGGGCGCGGGAGGCACGTCGGTGAACGTGGCGCTGCCGCCGGGCACCGGGGACGCGCTGTGGCTGCGGGCCTTCGACGCGGTCGTGCCGCCGCTGCTGCGCCGGTTCCGGCCGCAGGTGCTGGTCAGCCAGCACGGTGCCGACGCCCACACGCTGGACCCGCTGGCCCACCTGACCCTCACCGTGGACGGGCAGCGCACGGCCGCGGCGGCGCTGCACCGGCTGGCGCACGAGACGGCCGGCGGCCGCTGGGTGGCGACCGGCGGCGGGGGCTACGAGGTGGTGCAGGTCGTGCCGCGCACGTGGACGCACCTGCTCGCGGAGGCCGCGGGCGGGCCGATCCCGCCGGAGACGGCGACGCCGGACGATTGGCGCGCGTTCGTCCGGCAGCGGACCGAGGAGATCGCCCCGCGCCGGATGACGGACGGGACCGACGTGGTGGAGGTGCACAGGTGGGGGAACGGCTACGATCCGGCGAATCCGGTCGACCAGGCGGTACTGGCGACGCGGCGGGCGGTCTTCCCGGAGCACGGCCTCGATCCGATGACGGACGAGTGA
- a CDS encoding AURKAIP1/COX24 domain-containing protein, giving the protein MGSVIKKRRKRMAKKKHRKLLKKTRIQRRNKK; this is encoded by the coding sequence GTGGGCTCTGTCATCAAGAAGCGTCGTAAGCGGATGGCGAAGAAGAAGCACCGCAAGCTGCTGAAGAAGACGCGCATCCAGCGCCGCAACAAGAAGTGA
- a CDS encoding phosphatase — MDTPTRTDLRAHLVRTMIAGDVATPRQNNLLHFRRMAAGHPYYQFGLRFKTSWTEQSVLEMMVERCGVDPDPRHMYGDDTIDPDITLDTLEAMGERIGLAARRKETVVVATGHPATLTPLYQAVARALLDAGCTVLTPARGWTYEIDTDYGGADLRRLVYAEPGVAMLESEDGRTQHTHDPHPMEAMLRELADSGSGGPAGGKQELWPDLAIADHGWAGAAGQAGIDTVGFADCNDPALFAGAAEGKIDVVVPLDDGVNPHHYAPLTAYILGHAELNRTG; from the coding sequence ATGGACACGCCGACGCGCACGGACCTGCGGGCCCACCTGGTGCGGACGATGATCGCCGGTGACGTGGCGACGCCGCGCCAGAACAACCTCTTGCACTTCCGCCGGATGGCCGCGGGGCATCCGTACTACCAGTTCGGCCTGCGGTTCAAGACGTCTTGGACCGAGCAGTCCGTGCTGGAGATGATGGTCGAGCGCTGCGGGGTCGACCCGGATCCCCGGCACATGTACGGGGACGACACCATCGACCCCGACATCACCCTGGACACGCTGGAGGCGATGGGGGAGCGCATCGGTCTCGCGGCGAGGCGCAAGGAGACCGTGGTCGTCGCCACCGGCCACCCGGCCACGCTCACGCCCCTTTACCAGGCGGTCGCGCGCGCTCTGCTGGACGCCGGGTGCACGGTGCTGACGCCCGCGCGCGGGTGGACGTACGAGATCGATACGGACTACGGCGGTGCGGACCTGCGGCGCCTGGTGTACGCCGAGCCGGGCGTGGCGATGCTGGAGAGCGAGGACGGCCGCACGCAGCACACGCACGACCCGCACCCGATGGAGGCGATGCTCCGCGAGCTCGCCGATAGCGGTTCGGGCGGCCCGGCGGGCGGTAAACAGGAATTGTGGCCGGATCTGGCCATCGCCGACCACGGATGGGCCGGAGCGGCCGGACAGGCGGGCATCGACACCGTCGGGTTCGCGGACTGTAACGACCCGGCGCTGTTCGCCGGTGCCGCCGAGGGCAAGATCGACGTGGTCGTCCCGCTCGACGACGGCGTGAACCCGCACCATTACGCCCCTTTGACCGCCTACATCCTGGGGCACGCGGAGCTGAACCGGACCGGCTGA
- a CDS encoding helix-turn-helix domain-containing protein — translation MSSGERPLSEVRFLTVAEVAAVMRVSKMTVYRLVHSGELPAIRVGRSFRVPEQAVHDYLREAYIEAG, via the coding sequence ATGAGTTCAGGCGAGCGACCTCTGAGCGAGGTCAGGTTCCTGACGGTGGCCGAAGTGGCGGCGGTGATGCGGGTGTCCAAGATGACCGTCTACCGCCTCGTCCACTCGGGCGAGCTGCCCGCGATCCGCGTGGGCCGCTCGTTCCGCGTTCCCGAGCAGGCCGTGCACGACTACCTGCGCGAGGCGTACATCGAAGCCGGATGA